Below is a window of Dietzia timorensis DNA.
ACCTCGCGCTCGCATTGGCCGAGGGTCGCCGTCGCGACATCGTCCGCGAGACGAGGAACGGGCTGGAGGCAGCGCGGAAGCGCGGCAAGGTCGGTGGGCGGGTGCGGGGCGCGGCGCCCGCTCGAAGGGGCTACCCGTCCTCGGCCGCCCGCACAGCTGCCTGGTAGCGCCGCATTCCGGAAATCCAGCGCTGAGTGTCGCCGGCGCGGCCCTGCCACATGTCCCGGACCTCCGGGTGCGGGAGGACGAGGAACTCGCCGGCCGCGACAGCCGCGAGGGTCTGGCGTGCGACGTCATCGGAAGAAAGCACCGCACCCGCGGAGGTGACGGCCCGGATGGCGGCGCGCGCCCGCGGGTCCGCCGACGCCGCGCCGTCTCGGACCAGCGCGGTGTCCACGCCCATCGGACACAAGCAGGTCACACCGACGCCGGCGTCGCCGTACGTCACCGACAACCACTCGGCGAAGGCCACCGCGGCGTGCTTGGTCGCGGAGTACACGGCCGCCCCGACCTGCGTGAGCAGCCCCGCCGCCGAGGCCGTGGAGACGAAATGCCCGGACCCGCGCTCGGCCCAGCCGGGCACGAGGAGCCGCGCGGCGCGAACGTGCGCGTAGAAGTTCACGTCCATCCCGGTCGCCCACTCGTCCTCGCTGCCGATGTCGGCCCCGCCCATCACGCCCGCGTTGGCGAAATACATGTCCACCGGGCCGAACTCGGCCTCGGCCAACTCGATGGACCGCGCGATGACGTCGGAGTCGCTCACGTCCCCGGCCACCGCGAGCACGCCGGGCGGCGGACCGGGGATTTCGGCCCGGTCCACGGCCACGACTCGCGCGCCGTGAACGGCGAGCTGCGTTACCAGCGCCGCCCCGATCCCGCTGGCCGCGCCCGTGACGATCGCGACCTTCCCGTGGAAGTGGC
It encodes the following:
- a CDS encoding SDR family oxidoreductase encodes the protein MDKSPQDDVAGHFHGKVAIVTGAASGIGAALVTQLAVHGARVVAVDRAEIPGPPPGVLAVAGDVSDSDVIARSIELAEAEFGPVDMYFANAGVMGGADIGSEDEWATGMDVNFYAHVRAARLLVPGWAERGSGHFVSTASAAGLLTQVGAAVYSATKHAAVAFAEWLSVTYGDAGVGVTCLCPMGVDTALVRDGAASADPRARAAIRAVTSAGAVLSSDDVARQTLAAVAAGEFLVLPHPEVRDMWQGRAGDTQRWISGMRRYQAAVRAAEDG